From a region of the Neobacillus niacini genome:
- a CDS encoding spore germination protein: MVTNHNNVSIGTVSGGIVNFGGAVYISPISITKTIGGSGESNTSPESGMDSENEQIMRFPERC; encoded by the coding sequence TTGGTAACGAACCATAATAATGTTTCAATTGGGACAGTTTCTGGCGGGATTGTTAACTTTGGCGGTGCTGTTTACATTTCACCCATCTCTATTACCAAAACGATCGGTGGCTCTGGCGAAAGCAACACAAGCCCCGAATCTGGGATGGACTCTGAAAATGAGCAAATCATGCGTTTCCCTGAGCGATGCTAA
- a CDS encoding DUF3231 family protein: protein MKTIKPIKITSKLTDQPVEKLTSAEMGKLWAVYMGNTMSKCVLSYYLQHVNDKDIKEILKNALNLSNEFLRDIKKIFDSENFPIPIGFTEDDVNLGAPRLFADEFNLHYLKYAAKAGLSLYSTAIPLMLRQDVRNFILKCNQLTTDLLVTLNDTLKEKGFLTRPPVIPVPEKVEFVQKESYFNGFLGHVRPLHGLEIAHLYDNMENNSTSKVLLMAFGQVAKNEKVKNFMHRGKEITMKHIEAYRHQLNNEDLPAHPLLDDLVENSTFAPFSDKLMLFHKIDMFSMKIRSYANALSLNGRHDIGAMYSKFLLDIGLYVQDGAKIFIDEGWMEKPPQAVDRDSMSSTK, encoded by the coding sequence ATGAAGACCATAAAGCCAATAAAGATTACCTCCAAGCTTACGGATCAACCAGTCGAAAAATTAACATCAGCTGAAATGGGTAAACTTTGGGCTGTATATATGGGCAATACTATGTCCAAATGTGTACTTAGTTATTATCTCCAGCATGTGAATGACAAAGATATAAAAGAAATCCTGAAAAATGCTTTAAATCTTAGTAACGAATTTCTACGAGACATTAAAAAGATATTTGATAGCGAGAATTTCCCCATTCCGATTGGTTTTACGGAGGATGACGTCAATTTAGGAGCTCCTAGATTATTTGCAGATGAATTTAATCTTCATTATTTGAAATATGCTGCGAAAGCTGGCTTAAGTCTCTACTCTACTGCGATCCCATTAATGCTTAGACAAGATGTAAGGAATTTTATTTTAAAGTGTAATCAATTAACCACTGATTTGTTAGTAACCCTTAATGATACCTTAAAAGAAAAGGGATTTTTAACGAGACCACCTGTGATTCCTGTCCCAGAAAAGGTTGAATTTGTACAAAAGGAAAGTTATTTTAATGGTTTTTTAGGTCATGTCCGTCCTTTGCATGGTCTCGAGATTGCTCATTTATATGATAATATGGAAAACAACTCCACCAGCAAAGTGTTATTAATGGCCTTTGGCCAGGTGGCTAAAAATGAAAAAGTTAAAAATTTTATGCATCGTGGTAAAGAAATTACAATGAAACATATTGAAGCATATAGACACCAGTTAAATAACGAAGATTTACCTGCACATCCATTGTTGGATGACTTAGTAGAAAACTCCACATTTGCCCCATTTTCAGATAAATTAATGCTGTTTCATAAAATTGATATGTTCAGCATGAAAATCAGGTCCTATGCGAATGCTTTATCCCTTAACGGGCGGCATGATATAGGTGCAATGTACAGTAAGTTTTTATTAGATATAGGGCTATATGTGCAGGATGGTGCCAAAATCTTTATAGATGAAGGATGGATGGAAAAACCGCCGCAGGCAGTGGACCGAGATTCCATGTCTTCGACTAAATAA
- a CDS encoding GerAB/ArcD/ProY family transporter — translation MKVQYQPNPPYILSTFILFFIIHSIQVGIGIQGFQRLIFFEAKQDAWISVVLAGLFTHIVVMVMIKTLQLYGPTDIYGLHTEVYGKWIGKIVNSLYILYCLWIFLIVLINYIEVMQTWVFPNVPTWIFSISILLLVLYGVTGGLRVIVGACFFSIILSVWMLGFIGFPLRFADFHHLLPVMESSIISILKGTHKMTLTVIGFEILYVVYPFLKEREKVTKFAHLGIAGTNLLYLIVILISITYFSPGQLENTIWPTLSLFKIVKLPFIERTEYVAVSYWLLIILPNLMLYLWAAVRGVRRTFEKQRKGLIWIFSFAIFIGSLFLNSRSKINQFNDLFDSMAFYITFCYPFILFILALIKKKMTSLKEK, via the coding sequence ATGAAAGTTCAATATCAACCAAATCCTCCATATATTTTGAGTACCTTTATCCTATTTTTTATTATTCATTCGATACAAGTTGGGATAGGAATACAGGGGTTCCAAAGGTTAATATTTTTTGAAGCTAAGCAAGATGCATGGATTTCTGTTGTTTTAGCAGGCTTATTCACTCATATTGTCGTAATGGTGATGATTAAAACGTTGCAACTGTATGGGCCGACAGATATATATGGCCTCCATACTGAAGTGTATGGAAAATGGATTGGAAAGATTGTTAATAGTTTATATATCCTTTATTGCTTATGGATATTTTTGATTGTTTTAATAAACTATATTGAGGTTATGCAAACATGGGTTTTTCCAAACGTACCTACATGGATATTTTCAATCTCTATCCTATTATTAGTTTTATATGGAGTTACAGGCGGATTAAGGGTAATCGTGGGTGCGTGTTTTTTCAGCATTATTCTTTCAGTCTGGATGTTGGGTTTCATCGGCTTTCCTTTACGTTTTGCTGACTTTCACCATCTTCTTCCCGTGATGGAATCAAGTATTATATCCATTCTCAAGGGGACACATAAAATGACTCTCACCGTAATAGGTTTTGAAATTCTTTATGTTGTTTACCCTTTCTTAAAGGAAAGAGAGAAAGTTACAAAGTTTGCTCATCTAGGAATTGCCGGTACGAATCTCTTGTATTTAATCGTTATACTCATATCCATTACCTATTTTAGTCCTGGTCAATTAGAAAATACGATTTGGCCAACTCTTTCCTTATTTAAAATCGTAAAACTACCTTTTATCGAGAGAACAGAGTATGTAGCCGTTTCTTATTGGCTGCTCATCATCCTCCCGAATCTTATGCTATATTTGTGGGCCGCTGTACGCGGGGTAAGACGCACTTTTGAAAAACAAAGGAAAGGTCTCATCTGGATTTTTTCGTTTGCCATTTTTATAGGCAGTTTGTTTTTGAATTCACGTTCTAAAATCAATCAATTTAACGACCTTTTTGACAGTATGGCTTTTTATATTACGTTTTGTTATCCATTTATACTTTTCATTTTGGCTTTGATAAAGAAAAAAATGACATCCCTTAAGGAGAAATAA
- a CDS encoding methylated-DNA--[protein]-cysteine S-methyltransferase, whose amino-acid sequence MKQILYWTQLVYDNWKLFMAATSNGLCYVGSQDKPFEEMEIWVKKHYPGSQLVQDLTVMQRYVDEFKEFFQGKRNSFSIPQELKGTKFQTDVWNALCKIPYGETCTYSDIATVIERPSAVRAVGAAIGANPVLLTVPCHRVIGKNGKLTGFRGGLEMKEQLLKLEQGNHINR is encoded by the coding sequence ATGAAACAAATACTATATTGGACACAGTTGGTTTATGATAATTGGAAACTCTTTATGGCAGCAACTTCTAATGGTCTTTGTTACGTTGGCTCTCAGGATAAGCCCTTTGAGGAGATGGAGATTTGGGTAAAAAAACATTACCCCGGCAGCCAATTGGTGCAGGATCTTACCGTAATGCAGCGATACGTAGATGAATTTAAAGAATTTTTTCAAGGTAAAAGGAATTCGTTTAGCATCCCCCAAGAATTAAAGGGAACCAAATTTCAGACAGATGTGTGGAATGCACTTTGTAAAATTCCTTACGGAGAAACATGTACATATTCAGATATTGCGACTGTGATTGAAAGACCATCAGCAGTCCGCGCCGTTGGTGCTGCAATTGGAGCAAATCCCGTTCTCTTAACAGTACCTTGTCATCGTGTAATTGGGAAGAACGGGAAACTTACCGGGTTTCGCGGCGGATTGGAAATGAAGGAGCAGCTTTTAAAGCTCGAGCAAGGAAACCATATTAATCGCTGA
- a CDS encoding putative selenate ABC transporter substrate-binding protein → MKKWLTGIILFMLVFSLAACGQTEDKANGEKEGNKQTKSEEVFKIGAIPDQNAAFLQSGMEAVAKQLSEETGMKVEFVPSVDYSALVTGFQRGEIHLAWFGGLTSVQARNLVPDAESIVQRPRDAEFKSVFITQEGSGINTLADLKGKSFTFGSESSTSGHLMPRYFLNEEGIDPNTDFNGKPNFSGSHDTTYKLIESGSFQAGALNISVWEAAVKEGKVDTSKVKVFYTTPDYYDYNWTINSNVEEVFGSDAKQKVKDSLLSMPGDSKEITDLFQTDKFIETKNDNYEKIEKVAKELEIIK, encoded by the coding sequence ATGAAGAAATGGTTAACAGGTATTATTTTATTCATGCTTGTTTTTTCATTAGCAGCTTGTGGGCAAACTGAAGATAAAGCAAATGGCGAAAAAGAAGGAAATAAACAAACTAAATCAGAGGAAGTTTTCAAAATTGGTGCAATTCCCGATCAAAATGCCGCTTTCCTACAATCCGGTATGGAAGCAGTTGCTAAGCAATTAAGTGAAGAAACTGGAATGAAGGTTGAATTTGTCCCTTCTGTTGATTATTCAGCTTTAGTAACAGGGTTTCAACGTGGAGAAATTCATTTAGCATGGTTTGGAGGATTAACAAGTGTACAGGCGAGAAATCTTGTACCAGACGCCGAATCCATTGTACAACGACCACGTGACGCAGAATTTAAATCCGTATTTATTACTCAAGAGGGCTCAGGTATTAATACATTAGCTGATTTAAAAGGAAAATCATTCACATTTGGCAGTGAAAGCTCTACATCAGGACATTTAATGCCGCGTTATTTCTTAAATGAAGAAGGCATTGACCCTAACACTGATTTTAATGGAAAACCTAACTTCTCGGGATCCCATGATACAACTTATAAGCTAATCGAATCGGGTTCCTTCCAAGCCGGTGCGTTAAATATTTCTGTTTGGGAAGCAGCTGTAAAAGAAGGTAAAGTAGATACGAGCAAAGTGAAAGTTTTCTACACTACACCAGATTATTATGATTATAACTGGACCATCAATAGCAATGTAGAAGAGGTATTTGGCAGTGATGCTAAGCAAAAGGTTAAAGACTCCCTTCTTTCCATGCCAGGCGATTCAAAAGAAATTACTGACTTGTTCCAAACCGACAAGTTTATTGAAACAAAAAATGATAACTATGAAAAGATTGAAAAAGTTGCGAAAGAATTAGAGATTATAAAGTAG
- a CDS encoding DNA-3-methyladenine glycosylase 2 → MQSREENGNVLKLSLPKEFNFKENINYLSRSSNECLFHIHHDRIYKAIPIGGETPLIEVSSVDENHLLIRFLGESKSTSQIIRDDVARYVREWFDLDRDLKSFYSMAKVDPLLGPAVESFYGLRIIGIPDLFEALCWGILGQQINLSFAYTLKRRFVEQFGRSVLYDGLTYWIFPSPEDIAGLAVEELESLRMTKKKSEYLIGVAQLMLDGKLSKDMLLEIGDYKRAEKMLVKIRGIGPWTANYVLMRCLRYPSAFPIDDVGLQNAIKHRLGREKKPPKDEIMKLAVNWTNWESYATFYLWRFLY, encoded by the coding sequence ATGCAATCTCGGGAAGAAAATGGGAATGTACTGAAACTATCCTTACCCAAAGAGTTCAACTTTAAAGAAAATATAAATTACCTTTCAAGGAGTAGTAATGAATGCCTTTTTCACATCCATCATGATCGTATTTACAAGGCTATTCCGATAGGAGGAGAAACACCACTTATTGAGGTTAGTTCTGTAGATGAAAACCATTTACTCATACGTTTTTTAGGTGAAAGTAAGTCAACTAGCCAAATAATCCGAGATGATGTCGCCCGCTATGTCAGAGAGTGGTTCGATTTAGACAGGGATTTGAAATCGTTTTATTCTATGGCAAAGGTAGATCCTCTGCTGGGACCAGCTGTTGAATCTTTTTATGGTTTGCGGATTATTGGTATTCCTGATTTGTTTGAAGCACTTTGCTGGGGCATTTTAGGACAACAAATCAACCTCTCTTTTGCCTACACCTTAAAAAGACGTTTTGTCGAACAATTTGGTCGAAGTGTGTTGTATGACGGTCTCACCTATTGGATCTTCCCTTCCCCTGAAGATATTGCAGGATTAGCTGTCGAGGAATTGGAAAGCTTGCGCATGACGAAAAAGAAATCTGAATATCTCATTGGAGTTGCACAACTAATGCTTGATGGGAAATTATCAAAAGATATGCTGCTTGAAATAGGAGATTATAAACGTGCTGAGAAAATGCTAGTTAAAATACGAGGTATCGGTCCCTGGACGGCTAATTATGTATTAATGCGCTGTTTACGATATCCCTCTGCTTTCCCTATTGATGATGTGGGTCTGCAGAATGCGATTAAACACCGACTAGGTAGAGAAAAGAAACCACCCAAAGACGAAATTATGAAATTAGCAGTAAATTGGACGAATTGGGAGTCCTACGCAACCTTCTATTTGTGGAGATTTCTTTACTGA
- a CDS encoding VOC family protein, with the protein MNVIGFGGVFWRSRNINELKKWYSEVLGLALDNEWSGTIFPSQEGNETIFSLFKEDSDYFPKEQQVMLNFQVEDMNECLNHLKKLGVPLLKETEKSEFGTFTWIADPEGRWIELWSK; encoded by the coding sequence ATGAATGTAATTGGTTTTGGCGGTGTCTTTTGGAGGTCTAGAAACATCAATGAACTAAAAAAATGGTATAGTGAGGTATTAGGATTAGCATTGGATAACGAGTGGAGTGGTACCATTTTTCCTTCTCAAGAAGGTAATGAAACCATCTTTTCTCTTTTTAAAGAGGACAGTGATTATTTTCCAAAAGAGCAGCAAGTGATGTTAAATTTTCAGGTTGAAGATATGAATGAATGTTTAAATCATCTCAAAAAACTTGGAGTTCCTTTACTTAAGGAAACGGAGAAGAGTGAGTTTGGGACATTTACTTGGATTGCAGATCCAGAAGGAAGATGGATTGAACTTTGGTCAAAATAA
- a CDS encoding spore germination protein — protein MFFKKLFSPNGKLHHKNMDPIPETREKMSFEFKKRLQDSADVLENQIGISGITLFSVGTLIDKTMLHRDIIDPLKDIPFDSIQKIMEHLSIGEIEKSNQMEKAVQAALDGNVIIYLEGNSAVLLAKIPSRVGRSISYAQNESQVIGPQVAFTESLMTNITLVRNYIKDTSLCIENLQVGSRTNKLVSIVYINGIVSEQMVGNLRKRIQDIKIDGILDSSVLEQLLAENSLTIFPQLALTERPDRVSDWLLKGKLAVFVDGSSLAIVGPQSFMEFFQSMEDSNVNWQIATFWRLLRFIALFLSVFFTALYVASLTYHYEVIPQTLLFTLTESRAKVPFPPIIEALLLEFIMELLREAGARLPTKVGQTMGIVGGIVIGTAAVEAGFTSNILIIIISLGALGSFVTPSYTMGNVIRIVRFPLIILAGCWGYYGMMYGFCFLLLHLLRQSSLGSPYLAPFYPPRFADWKDSIIRLPLSFTNKRPDLTRAEDEYKYDPVKAKKHH, from the coding sequence TTGTTCTTTAAGAAGCTATTTTCACCTAATGGTAAATTACACCATAAGAACATGGATCCTATTCCAGAGACAAGAGAAAAAATGTCCTTTGAATTTAAAAAAAGACTGCAGGATAGCGCAGACGTTTTAGAGAATCAAATCGGAATATCAGGGATTACCTTATTCTCCGTAGGGACATTGATAGACAAAACCATGCTTCATAGAGATATTATTGATCCGCTAAAAGATATACCTTTCGATTCTATCCAAAAAATTATGGAGCATTTGTCAATTGGTGAGATTGAAAAGTCAAATCAGATGGAAAAGGCAGTCCAAGCTGCTTTAGACGGAAATGTAATAATTTACTTAGAGGGGAATTCAGCCGTTCTATTAGCCAAAATCCCTTCTAGAGTTGGACGGTCCATTTCGTATGCTCAAAATGAATCTCAGGTCATTGGACCACAGGTGGCATTTACTGAAAGCTTAATGACCAATATCACCCTTGTAAGAAATTATATTAAGGATACATCTTTGTGCATTGAAAATTTACAGGTAGGATCTCGAACAAATAAATTAGTTTCTATTGTCTACATTAACGGTATTGTTTCTGAACAAATGGTTGGCAACCTTCGAAAAAGGATTCAAGATATAAAAATTGATGGAATACTTGACAGTTCTGTGTTGGAACAGCTCCTTGCTGAAAACTCATTAACCATATTTCCACAATTGGCTTTAACGGAACGACCCGATCGTGTATCAGATTGGCTGCTAAAGGGAAAACTGGCAGTTTTTGTGGATGGAAGCTCGTTGGCTATTGTTGGTCCTCAATCCTTTATGGAATTTTTTCAAAGTATGGAGGATAGTAATGTAAATTGGCAGATTGCGACATTCTGGCGATTATTAAGATTCATTGCCTTATTCCTTTCCGTTTTCTTTACTGCTCTGTATGTTGCGTCCTTAACCTATCACTATGAGGTCATCCCACAAACTTTATTGTTTACACTTACTGAGTCACGGGCGAAGGTACCATTTCCTCCGATAATAGAAGCTCTATTATTAGAATTTATTATGGAATTATTACGAGAAGCGGGTGCACGTCTGCCGACAAAGGTAGGTCAAACGATGGGGATCGTTGGCGGTATCGTAATCGGAACCGCAGCTGTAGAAGCAGGTTTCACGAGTAACATCCTTATTATCATCATATCCTTAGGAGCTCTTGGCTCGTTCGTAACTCCAAGTTATACAATGGGTAATGTAATTCGTATTGTTCGTTTTCCCCTAATCATACTGGCTGGATGCTGGGGATATTATGGAATGATGTACGGCTTTTGCTTTTTACTCCTGCACCTGTTAAGACAATCCAGTCTGGGCAGTCCTTATCTAGCGCCATTTTATCCTCCGCGTTTTGCAGACTGGAAGGACAGTATCATTCGACTGCCATTATCCTTCACTAACAAAAGACCGGACTTAACTAGGGCTGAAGACGAATATAAATATGACCCAGTAAAGGCAAAAAAACATCATTGA